One Candidatus Marsarchaeota archaeon DNA segment encodes these proteins:
- a CDS encoding nucleoside triphosphate pyrophosphohydrolase family protein — MDINDYQAKAAITALYPNELKGGIFYPSLGLAGEVGELLNKIKKIARDNATPDKDGIKAELGDILWYVARIASEMDITMDEIANYNIEKLAKRKENGTIHGNGDYR; from the coding sequence ATGGATATAAATGACTATCAGGCGAAGGCCGCGATTACTGCGCTGTACCCTAATGAGCTAAAGGGGGGCATCTTCTACCCATCATTGGGCTTGGCTGGAGAAGTTGGGGAGCTTCTGAACAAGATAAAGAAGATTGCCAGAGATAATGCAACACCTGATAAAGACGGCATCAAGGCAGAACTTGGAGACATCTTGTGGTATGTGGCACGCATAGCATCAGAAATGGACATTACGATGGATGAAATTGCAAACTACAACATAGAAAAACTTGCGAAACGAAAGGAGAACGGTACCATCCATGGGAATGGAGACTACCGATAG
- the dcd gene encoding dCTP deaminase codes for MAVLAKEDIKAYIDSGKLKIEPFVPENVGPCSIDLTLGNYFKVYEIDQTPSIDLTIPKLDIPVKEVRRENAQKFTFHPGTLVLGMTAEQVGIPNDLVGQITGRSSFARLGLIVEMAPRIDPGFYGNITLEIANQGPLAVSLNPGIRFCSLMLEELSRPTIPYRGKYLGIDKPEVTKIALELRVQKKQKSVS; via the coding sequence ATGGCTGTACTTGCCAAAGAAGACATAAAGGCTTACATTGATAGCGGGAAACTTAAGATAGAGCCGTTTGTACCAGAAAATGTCGGGCCGTGCTCCATAGACCTTACCTTAGGCAATTATTTCAAGGTCTATGAGATTGACCAAACCCCTTCAATAGACCTTACCATCCCCAAACTTGATATTCCGGTAAAGGAAGTAAGGAGGGAAAACGCTCAAAAATTCACCTTTCATCCAGGTACGCTTGTACTAGGTATGACAGCAGAGCAAGTAGGGATACCGAATGATTTGGTAGGGCAGATTACTGGAAGATCAAGCTTCGCCCGGCTCGGATTGATAGTCGAAATGGCCCCAAGAATCGATCCTGGATTTTATGGTAACATAACCTTGGAGATTGCAAATCAGGGTCCTTTGGCCGTATCGTTGAATCCTGGGATCAGGTTCTGTTCGCTCATGCTTGAAGAGCTTTCGCGGCCCACAATACCTTACAGAGGCAAGTATCTAGGTATAGACAAGCCAGAAGTAACAAAGATTGCTTTGGAGCTTAGGGTGCAGAAGAAGCAGAAGAGCGTATCATAG
- the infB gene encoding translation initiation factor IF-2 — translation MIRQPIIVVMGHVDHGKTTLLDRIRNTSIAAKEAGGITQHIGASEVPLEAIKKICGVIPNANTNLRIPGLLFIDTPGHEAFTNLRRRGSSVADMAILVVDIMKGFEPQTIEAIKILKSYKTPFIVAANKIDVITGWRESKSASVAEALKEQDAHVAETLNAKVYELVGRLSEQGFSSDLYSNIKNFQNEVAVVPISAKTGTGIPELLMLVAGLAQRYLELKLTIEVDGPGKGSILEKKEERGMGMTIDVILYDGTLHVNDTIAFACIDGTVKTTKIKALLKPKPLHEMRESASGFSYVESVSAAAGVKISALGLEDAIPGSSVIQTTSRNYLEEINSELGDVFKTDKLGLILKSDSIGGIEGLSKLLESEGIMVSKKGIGSVTKRDVIDAFSMNGKDPLYSVVLAFNVGIDQDAEEAASSSGVKIMRGSIIYKLVDDYKEFAEQKRANRAKQVEERLSMPAMLQVVPGACFRISHPAIFGVDITEGSIRPGNVIMNEAGDTVGRLKGIQNEKSPMAVAKKGDRVAVSMDEPTFGRQVRENQVLYTRVSDDDARMLKGEFSPLLGDVDRELLQKILDIKANAKQSKKQGAS, via the coding sequence ATGATCCGCCAGCCAATCATAGTCGTGATGGGGCACGTCGACCACGGTAAAACTACTTTGCTCGACCGCATTCGCAACACCTCGATAGCTGCGAAGGAAGCTGGAGGCATTACCCAGCACATCGGCGCGAGCGAAGTGCCCCTTGAAGCGATAAAGAAAATCTGTGGCGTGATACCGAACGCCAACACAAATCTCAGGATTCCTGGCTTGCTCTTCATAGACACGCCAGGCCACGAGGCCTTCACCAACCTGAGGCGCAGGGGGAGCAGCGTCGCCGACATGGCGATACTGGTAGTCGACATAATGAAGGGCTTCGAGCCGCAGACAATAGAAGCCATAAAGATACTCAAGAGCTACAAGACGCCTTTCATAGTCGCAGCGAACAAGATCGACGTGATAACCGGGTGGCGCGAATCCAAGAGCGCAAGCGTGGCAGAGGCATTGAAGGAACAGGATGCGCACGTCGCCGAAACGCTAAACGCCAAGGTGTACGAGCTCGTGGGCAGATTGAGCGAGCAGGGCTTCTCGAGCGACCTTTACAGCAACATAAAGAACTTCCAGAATGAAGTGGCGGTCGTGCCGATCAGCGCCAAGACCGGCACCGGAATACCCGAGCTGCTCATGCTGGTGGCCGGGCTTGCGCAGCGCTACCTAGAACTTAAGCTCACTATAGAGGTGGACGGCCCAGGCAAGGGCAGCATATTGGAGAAGAAGGAGGAGCGCGGCATGGGCATGACGATAGACGTGATACTGTATGATGGCACGCTTCATGTCAACGACACGATAGCGTTCGCATGCATCGACGGCACTGTCAAGACAACGAAGATAAAGGCGCTGCTCAAGCCGAAGCCTCTTCACGAAATGCGCGAGTCGGCCAGCGGCTTCAGCTACGTCGAATCGGTAAGCGCTGCAGCAGGCGTAAAGATAAGCGCTCTGGGCCTCGAGGATGCGATTCCCGGCTCATCGGTCATACAGACAACGTCGCGCAACTACCTGGAAGAGATAAACTCGGAGCTCGGCGACGTATTCAAGACCGACAAGTTGGGCCTGATATTGAAATCCGATTCGATCGGAGGTATAGAAGGCCTTTCGAAGCTTCTCGAGTCAGAGGGAATAATGGTCAGCAAGAAGGGCATAGGCAGCGTCACGAAGCGCGACGTGATTGACGCTTTCTCAATGAACGGCAAGGATCCGCTGTATTCGGTCGTGCTGGCATTCAACGTCGGCATTGACCAGGATGCCGAGGAGGCCGCCTCGTCAAGCGGCGTAAAGATAATGCGAGGTTCCATAATCTACAAGCTGGTCGACGACTACAAGGAGTTCGCCGAACAGAAGCGCGCCAACAGGGCAAAGCAGGTTGAGGAGCGCCTCTCGATGCCGGCGATGTTGCAGGTGGTGCCAGGCGCGTGCTTCAGGATATCGCACCCTGCGATATTCGGCGTAGACATAACGGAGGGGAGCATAAGGCCCGGCAACGTGATCATGAACGAGGCAGGCGACACGGTCGGCAGGCTCAAGGGCATACAGAACGAGAAGTCGCCGATGGCCGTCGCGAAGAAGGGCGATCGCGTGGCCGTCTCTATGGACGAGCCGACATTCGGCCGCCAGGTTCGCGAGAACCAGGTGCTATACACGCGCGTCAGCGATGACGACGCGCGTATGCTGAAGGGAGAATTCTCGCCGCTGCTGGGCGATGTCGACCGGGAGCTGCTGCAGAAGATACTTGACATAAAGGCCAATGCGAAGCAGTCGAAGAAGCAGGGAGCCTCATAG
- a CDS encoding methionine adenosyltransferase gives MKNIRVSRNSYERLEEQPVEYVERKGLGHPDSLIDGIVERASVELSNAYMDAAGMILHHNVDKGLIIGGSSEARYGYGAITRPIEVILTGRAVQEYQGTRIPVDEIAVHAASSYLKEHTRFLDMEKEVRIESKIVKGSNDLIGIFGKGTDMPLANDTSFGIGFAPFTTTERLVLEAERMLNSKQYKEAMPAVGEDIKIMGVRDGSTIMLTIAVAFVAPLIASADDYASKKERVAQDVAEFARKLVGREVEVAVNVGDHSDDGFVYLTKSGLSCESGDDGSVGRGNRVNGLITPFRHMSLEAAAGKNPVSHVGKIYNVLANEIANDIVNAYPQVTECGVSMVSQIGRPIDDPKHLDIKVNTERPEQADALAGKLSDLAEQSLANIGFLTKEILAGKHSMF, from the coding sequence ATGAAAAACATCAGGGTATCGAGAAATTCCTATGAAAGGCTCGAGGAGCAACCGGTAGAGTATGTTGAGAGGAAGGGCTTGGGGCACCCGGACAGCCTTATAGACGGCATAGTCGAGAGGGCCAGCGTCGAGCTCTCTAACGCATACATGGACGCGGCAGGCATGATACTGCACCACAATGTGGACAAGGGCCTGATAATAGGCGGCAGCTCAGAGGCGCGCTACGGCTACGGTGCGATAACCCGGCCAATAGAGGTGATACTGACGGGCAGGGCGGTGCAGGAATACCAAGGCACGCGCATACCTGTTGACGAAATAGCGGTTCATGCCGCATCATCCTACCTGAAGGAGCACACCCGCTTCCTCGACATGGAAAAGGAGGTAAGAATAGAGTCGAAGATCGTGAAGGGTTCTAACGACCTGATCGGCATATTCGGGAAGGGCACCGACATGCCGTTAGCAAACGACACCTCATTTGGCATAGGCTTCGCCCCGTTCACGACAACCGAGCGCCTGGTTCTTGAGGCAGAGCGCATGCTCAACAGCAAGCAGTACAAGGAAGCAATGCCTGCCGTTGGCGAGGACATAAAGATCATGGGAGTGCGCGATGGCAGCACGATAATGCTGACCATCGCAGTGGCATTCGTTGCGCCCCTGATTGCAAGCGCCGACGATTACGCTTCGAAGAAGGAGCGCGTTGCGCAAGACGTGGCCGAATTCGCAAGGAAGCTTGTTGGCCGGGAAGTCGAAGTGGCAGTCAACGTGGGCGACCACAGCGATGACGGCTTTGTCTACCTGACGAAATCAGGCCTAAGCTGCGAGTCTGGAGATGATGGCTCTGTGGGCAGGGGCAACAGGGTCAACGGGCTCATAACCCCGTTCAGGCACATGAGCCTGGAGGCCGCGGCCGGCAAGAACCCGGTCAGCCACGTCGGCAAGATATACAACGTGCTTGCCAATGAGATTGCGAACGACATAGTCAATGCATACCCCCAAGTGACCGAATGCGGCGTCTCTATGGTGTCGCAGATAGGCCGGCCTATAGATGATCCAAAGCACCTTGACATAAAGGTTAACACCGAAAGGCCGGAGCAGGCCGATGCGCTGGCCGGCAAGCTTTCAGACCTGGCCGAGCAGTCGCTTGCCAATATAGGCTTCCTCACGAAGGAGATACTCGCCGGCAAGCACTCAATGTTTTGA